A region from the Citrobacter telavivensis genome encodes:
- a CDS encoding mannosyl-3-phosphoglycerate phosphatase-related protein, with product MLSLDAPLLIFTDLDGTLLDSYTYDWQPAADWLARLREKNIPVILCSSKTAAEMLHIQKLLGLQGLPLIAENGAVVELDSRWQTHPDFPRQIFGASHAEISAVLSKLRARSAFKFTTFDDVDESTIAEWTGLSPAQASLTRLHEASVTLIWRDSDERMAEFARQLNDLGLQFVHGARFWHVLDITSGKNYAANGLIDLYQRQWKRRPVTVGLGDGPNDAPLLEAMDYAVIVKGLNREGVVLRSDSAVQVYRTQHKGPEGWQEGMTRLFTAP from the coding sequence ATGCTTTCACTCGACGCTCCACTGCTGATTTTTACCGATCTCGATGGCACGCTGCTGGACAGTTATACCTATGACTGGCAACCCGCTGCCGACTGGCTCGCTCGCCTGCGTGAGAAAAATATTCCCGTGATCCTGTGCAGCAGTAAAACCGCCGCAGAAATGCTGCACATCCAGAAGTTACTCGGCTTACAAGGACTACCGCTGATTGCTGAGAATGGCGCCGTGGTTGAACTGGACAGCCGCTGGCAGACGCATCCTGACTTTCCGCGTCAGATCTTCGGGGCCTCACATGCTGAAATTAGCGCCGTACTGAGTAAACTTCGTGCCCGCTCCGCGTTTAAATTCACAACGTTTGATGATGTCGATGAGTCCACGATCGCCGAATGGACCGGCTTGTCACCTGCCCAGGCCAGTTTAACGCGCCTGCATGAGGCCTCTGTCACCCTGATCTGGCGCGACAGCGATGAGCGCATGGCCGAGTTTGCCCGACAACTAAACGATCTGGGATTGCAGTTTGTCCACGGCGCCCGCTTCTGGCATGTCCTGGACATCACATCAGGAAAAAACTATGCGGCGAACGGGCTGATTGATCTCTATCAGCGCCAGTGGAAGAGACGCCCGGTCACCGTTGGCCTCGGCGATGGCCCGAACGACGCTCCTCTGCTTGAAGCGATGGATTACGCGGTGATCGTCAAAGGACTGAATCGCGAAGGGGTGGTTTTACGCTCCGACAGCGCGGTGCAGGTTTACCGCACACAGCATAAAGGGCCCGAAGGCTGGCAAGAGGGTATGACCAGGCTGTTCACTGCGCCTTAG
- the yodD gene encoding YodD family peroxide/acid resistance protein translates to MKTAKEYSDTAKREVSVDVDALLAAINEISESEIHRSGNDPDRVSVDGREYHTWHELAEAFELDIHDFSVTEINR, encoded by the coding sequence ATGAAGACCGCGAAAGAGTACAGCGATACCGCAAAACGTGAAGTCAGCGTCGATGTTGACGCGTTGCTGGCGGCGATTAATGAAATCAGCGAGAGCGAGATTCATCGTAGCGGAAACGATCCGGACAGAGTCAGCGTGGATGGTCGCGAGTATCATACATGGCATGAATTAGCCGAGGCGTTTGAGTTGGATATCCATGACTTTAGCGTCACGGAAATTAATCGCTAA
- the dsrB gene encoding protein DsrB, with product MMKVNDRVTVKTDGGSRRPGVVLAVEEFSEGTMYLVSLEDYPLGIWFFNESGHQDGIFVEKVE from the coding sequence ATGATGAAGGTGAATGATCGGGTCACAGTCAAAACGGACGGCGGTTCTCGTCGCCCTGGCGTGGTACTGGCAGTGGAAGAGTTTAGTGAAGGCACAATGTACCTGGTTTCGCTGGAAGACTACCCGCTCGGCATCTGGTTCTTTAACGAGTCAGGGCATCAGGATGGTATCTTTGTGGAGAAGGTTGAGTAG
- the rcsA gene encoding transcriptional regulator RcsA, translating to MSTIIMDLCSYTRLGLTGYLVSRGVKKREINDIETVDELDIACDTHQPSVVFINEDCFIHDPANSQHIKQIINQHPNTLFIVFMAIANVHFDEYLLVRKNLLISSKSIKPESLDDLLGDILKKETDSAGVINLPTLSLSRTESSMLRMWMEGQGTIQISDQMNIKAKTVSSHKGNIKRKIKTHNKQVIYHVVRLTDNVTNGIFVNMR from the coding sequence ATGTCAACGATTATTATGGATCTATGCAGTTACACCCGGCTAGGTTTGACCGGGTATCTGGTAAGCAGAGGGGTGAAAAAAAGGGAAATCAACGACATCGAAACCGTTGACGAACTCGACATCGCTTGTGACACACACCAACCTTCTGTGGTGTTTATTAATGAAGACTGTTTTATCCATGATCCAGCCAACAGTCAGCATATAAAGCAAATCATTAATCAGCATCCCAATACGCTATTTATTGTTTTTATGGCAATTGCCAATGTCCATTTTGATGAATATCTATTAGTCAGAAAAAACTTATTGATCAGTTCAAAATCAATAAAGCCAGAATCACTGGACGATCTCCTTGGCGATATTCTGAAAAAAGAGACGGACTCCGCCGGGGTAATAAATTTACCGACGTTATCATTAAGTCGTACTGAGTCCAGCATGCTGCGCATGTGGATGGAAGGCCAGGGAACAATTCAAATTTCAGATCAAATGAACATCAAGGCGAAAACGGTGTCATCCCATAAGGGGAATATAAAACGAAAGATAAAGACGCATAACAAACAGGTTATCTATCATGTCGTCAGACTGACCGATAACGTGACCAACGGTATATTTGTTAACATGCGATGA
- the fliR gene encoding flagellar type III secretion system protein FliR: MLQVTSDQWLQWLSLYFWPLLRVLALITTAPILSERAVPKRVKLGLGIIITIVIAPSLPPNDVPIFSFNALWLAMQQILIGIALGFTMQFAFAAVRTAGEIIGLQMGLSFATFVDPASHLNMPVLARIIDMLAMLLFLTFDGHLWLISLLVDTFHTLPIGGNPVNSNAFLALARAGSLIFLNGMMLALPVITMLLTLNLALGLLNRMAPQLSVFVIGFPLTLTVGITLIAALMPLIAPFCEHLFSEIFNLLADIVSELPVNNSP; this comes from the coding sequence ATGTTGCAGGTAACCAGCGATCAATGGCTGCAGTGGCTAAGCCTCTATTTCTGGCCGCTGCTGCGCGTACTGGCGCTGATCACCACCGCACCTATCCTCAGTGAACGCGCGGTCCCTAAACGGGTGAAACTGGGGCTGGGGATCATCATCACCATCGTCATTGCCCCTTCTTTGCCGCCTAACGATGTGCCGATTTTTTCGTTTAACGCGTTATGGCTGGCAATGCAGCAAATCCTGATCGGCATCGCGCTGGGCTTTACCATGCAGTTTGCCTTTGCGGCGGTGCGTACGGCGGGTGAGATTATCGGTTTGCAGATGGGGCTTTCCTTTGCCACTTTTGTCGATCCGGCCAGCCACCTGAATATGCCGGTGCTTGCCAGAATCATTGATATGCTGGCGATGCTGTTGTTTCTGACCTTTGACGGTCATCTGTGGCTGATTTCACTGCTGGTTGACACGTTCCACACCCTGCCTATTGGCGGCAATCCGGTGAACAGCAACGCGTTCCTGGCGCTGGCCAGAGCGGGGAGTCTGATCTTCCTCAACGGCATGATGCTGGCGCTGCCGGTGATCACTATGCTGCTAACGCTGAACCTGGCGCTGGGATTACTAAACCGTATGGCACCGCAATTATCCGTATTTGTGATTGGCTTTCCGCTCACCCTGACCGTGGGTATCACATTAATCGCGGCATTAATGCCGTTGATTGCGCCGTTTTGCGAACATCTATTTAGCGAAATTTTCAATTTATTAGCTGATATTGTTAGTGAATTACCCGTTAATAATAGTCCATAA
- the fliQ gene encoding flagellar biosynthesis protein FliQ — MTPESVMMIGTEAMRVALALAAPLLLVALVTGLIISILQAATQINEMTLSFIPKIVAVFTAIIVAGPWMLNLLLDYVRTLFTNLPYIIG, encoded by the coding sequence ATGACACCCGAATCGGTCATGATGATTGGCACCGAGGCCATGAGAGTTGCCCTCGCCCTTGCCGCCCCCCTGCTGTTGGTCGCGCTGGTGACGGGGCTTATCATCAGTATCTTGCAGGCCGCCACGCAGATTAACGAAATGACGCTGTCGTTTATCCCGAAAATCGTGGCGGTGTTTACGGCTATCATCGTAGCCGGGCCGTGGATGCTGAACTTGCTGCTGGATTACGTGCGCACGCTGTTCACCAATCTGCCGTACATCATCGGATAA
- the fliP gene encoding flagellar type III secretion system pore protein FliP (The bacterial flagellar biogenesis protein FliP forms a type III secretion system (T3SS)-type pore required for flagellar assembly.): protein MRRLLSLTLTGLWLISPAALAQLPGLVSQPLPGGGQSWSLPVQTLVFITSLTFIPAILLMMTSFTRIIIVFGLLRNALGTPSAPPNQVLLGLALFLTFFIMSPVIDKIYVEAYQPFSEEKISMQEALDKGAQPLREFMLRQTREADLALFARLANSGPLQGPEAVPMRILLPAYVTSELKTAFQIGFTIFIPFLIIDLVIASVLMALGMMMVPPATIALPFKLMLFVLVDGWQLLVGSLAQSFYS, encoded by the coding sequence ATGCGCCGTTTGTTATCCCTTACGCTGACCGGTTTATGGCTTATCAGCCCCGCCGCACTGGCGCAACTTCCCGGTCTGGTGAGCCAGCCCCTGCCTGGCGGCGGTCAGAGCTGGTCGCTTCCCGTACAGACGCTGGTTTTCATCACCTCACTGACCTTTATTCCGGCCATTTTGCTGATGATGACCAGCTTTACCCGCATCATCATCGTCTTCGGTCTGCTGCGCAATGCGCTTGGTACGCCGTCTGCACCGCCAAACCAGGTGCTGCTGGGGCTGGCGCTGTTTCTGACCTTTTTTATCATGTCGCCGGTTATCGACAAGATTTACGTCGAGGCGTATCAGCCATTCAGCGAAGAGAAAATTTCGATGCAGGAAGCGCTGGATAAAGGGGCACAGCCGTTGCGTGAATTTATGCTACGCCAGACCCGCGAAGCCGATCTGGCCCTGTTCGCCCGTCTGGCAAACAGCGGCCCGCTTCAGGGGCCAGAAGCCGTACCGATGCGCATTTTGCTACCCGCCTATGTGACCAGCGAGCTGAAAACCGCTTTTCAGATCGGCTTTACGATATTCATCCCTTTCCTGATTATCGACCTGGTGATAGCCAGCGTACTGATGGCGCTGGGGATGATGATGGTTCCTCCGGCAACCATTGCCCTACCGTTCAAACTGATGCTGTTCGTGCTGGTTGATGGCTGGCAACTGCTGGTGGGTTCGCTTGCACAAAGTTTCTACAGTTAG
- the fliO gene encoding flagellar type III secretion system protein FliO: protein MKTQATVQPPSAVPGSPLMQVSGALLGIILLILAAAWVIKRLGFAPKGSHARGLKVSASTSLGPRERVVIVEVEDARLVLGVTASNISVLHTLPPAPVVPEETPSAPADFQAMMKSLLKRSGRS from the coding sequence ATGAAAACCCAGGCCACTGTTCAACCGCCTTCCGCCGTCCCGGGGTCCCCCCTGATGCAGGTTAGCGGCGCGCTGTTGGGCATCATCCTGTTGATCCTGGCGGCCGCCTGGGTCATCAAACGTCTGGGCTTTGCGCCGAAAGGCAGCCATGCGCGCGGACTGAAAGTTTCCGCCAGTACCTCGCTGGGTCCGCGCGAACGCGTGGTGATTGTCGAGGTTGAGGACGCGCGACTGGTGCTTGGCGTCACGGCGTCAAACATCAGTGTGCTGCATACCCTCCCCCCGGCCCCTGTTGTGCCAGAAGAGACACCGTCTGCTCCTGCCGATTTTCAGGCCATGATGAAGAGTTTGCTTAAGCGTTCCGGGAGATCCTGA
- the fliN gene encoding flagellar motor switch protein FliN: protein MSDMNNPSDENTGALDDLWADALNEQKTTTSKSAADAVFQQLGGGDVSGTLQDIDLIMDIPVKLTVELGRTRMTIKELLRLTQGSVVALDGLAGEPLDILINGYLIAQGEVVVVADKYGVRITDIITPSERMRRLSR, encoded by the coding sequence ATGAGTGACATGAATAATCCGTCTGATGAGAACACTGGTGCATTGGACGATCTGTGGGCTGACGCGTTGAACGAGCAAAAAACGACCACCAGCAAAAGTGCTGCCGATGCCGTTTTCCAGCAGCTTGGCGGTGGCGATGTCAGCGGCACGCTGCAGGATATCGACCTGATCATGGATATTCCGGTCAAGCTGACCGTCGAATTGGGCCGCACGCGCATGACCATTAAAGAACTGCTGCGCCTGACGCAGGGCTCCGTGGTGGCGCTGGACGGTCTGGCGGGTGAACCGCTGGATATCCTGATCAACGGCTATCTGATCGCCCAGGGTGAAGTTGTGGTCGTTGCCGATAAATACGGCGTACGCATTACCGACATCATCACCCCGTCCGAGCGTATGCGTCGTCTGAGCCGTTAG
- the fliM gene encoding flagellar motor switch protein FliM: MGDSILSQAEIDALLNGDSDTKDEPTPGIAGESEIRPYDPNTQRRVVRERLQALEIINERFARQFRMGLFNLLRRSPDITVGAIRIQPYHEFARNLPVPTNLNLIHLKPLRGTGLVVFSPSLVFIAVDNLFGGDGRFPTKVEGREFTHTEQRVINRMLKLALESYSDAWKAINPLEVEYVRSEMQVKFTNITTSPNDIVVNTPFHVEIGNLTGEFNICLPFSMIEPLRELLVNPPLENSRNEDQNWRDNLVRQVQHSELELVANFADIPLRLSQILKLQPGDVLPIEKPDRIIAHVDGVPVLTSQYGTVNGQYALRVEHLINPILNSLNEEQPK, from the coding sequence ATGGGCGACAGTATTCTCTCTCAGGCTGAAATCGATGCGCTGTTGAACGGTGACAGCGACACGAAAGACGAGCCGACTCCGGGTATCGCGGGCGAAAGTGAAATTCGCCCGTACGATCCCAATACCCAACGTCGTGTGGTGCGCGAGCGTCTGCAAGCGCTGGAGATCATCAACGAACGTTTTGCCCGTCAGTTCCGGATGGGGCTGTTTAACCTGCTGCGTCGTAGTCCGGATATTACCGTGGGCGCGATCCGCATTCAGCCGTATCACGAGTTTGCCCGCAACCTGCCGGTGCCGACCAACCTGAACCTGATCCACCTGAAGCCGCTGCGCGGTACGGGTCTGGTGGTGTTCTCGCCAAGCCTGGTGTTTATCGCCGTCGATAACCTGTTTGGCGGTGACGGACGCTTTCCGACGAAAGTGGAAGGCCGCGAGTTTACCCACACCGAGCAGCGCGTTATCAACCGCATGCTGAAACTGGCGCTGGAAAGCTATAGCGACGCGTGGAAGGCCATCAATCCGCTGGAAGTGGAGTACGTGCGTTCTGAGATGCAGGTGAAATTTACCAACATCACTACGTCGCCGAACGATATCGTGGTTAACACCCCTTTCCATGTCGAGATTGGCAACCTGACCGGTGAGTTCAACATCTGTCTGCCATTCAGCATGATTGAGCCGCTGCGCGAACTGCTGGTGAACCCGCCGCTGGAAAACTCCCGTAATGAAGATCAGAACTGGCGCGACAATCTGGTGCGTCAGGTTCAGCACTCCGAGCTGGAGCTGGTGGCGAACTTTGCCGATATTCCGCTGCGCCTTTCTCAGATATTAAAACTGCAACCCGGCGATGTGCTGCCGATTGAAAAACCAGACCGCATTATTGCTCATGTGGACGGTGTGCCTGTACTGACCAGCCAATACGGCACGGTTAACGGTCAGTACGCGTTACGCGTGGAACATTTGATTAACCCGATTTTGAATTCGCTGAATGAGGAACAGCCCAAATGA
- the fliL gene encoding flagellar basal body-associated protein FliL translates to MTDSAISKKSKRSIWIPLLVIITLAACATAGYSYWRMQQHPTPAANEPPPPPAPVFFALDTFTVNLGDADRVLYIGVTLRLKDEATRTRLNEYLPEVRSRLLLLFSRQDANALSTEEGKQKLIAAIKETLSPPLVAGQPKQDVTDVLYTAFILR, encoded by the coding sequence ATGACTGATTCCGCGATTAGCAAAAAGAGCAAACGCTCAATTTGGATCCCGCTGCTGGTAATCATTACCCTTGCCGCCTGCGCAACCGCAGGCTATAGCTACTGGCGTATGCAGCAGCATCCCACCCCGGCGGCGAATGAACCACCGCCACCGCCTGCACCGGTGTTCTTCGCCCTGGATACGTTTACCGTCAATCTGGGCGATGCGGATCGCGTACTGTATATCGGCGTGACGTTGCGGCTGAAGGATGAAGCCACGCGCACGCGCCTGAACGAATATTTGCCGGAAGTCCGTAGCCGTCTGCTGCTGCTGTTTTCTCGTCAGGACGCCAACGCGCTGTCTACCGAAGAAGGTAAGCAAAAATTGATCGCGGCGATTAAAGAGACGCTTTCCCCTCCGCTCGTTGCCGGACAACCCAAACAGGACGTTACCGACGTGCTGTACACAGCTTTCATTCTGCGGTAA
- the fliK gene encoding flagellar hook length control protein FliK, with protein sequence MITLPQMATTDTDLITGLSSGKTADSAQDFLALLAGALGAGDAQGKDAPLTLADLQAAGGKLQKGLLTQDGDSSQAVKLADLLAAKEGQSEEVQKGLSDAQALLSALTPTQKNSALAALRQTAQNNEDTSALSDDDLANLSALFAMLPGQPGMTTPPVTVGEKVSALSASLSADPRSLAQGAGSSLTRDDAKKGKVDSTPQVIAAENAKGQVVTSPVVAAAAANAEIDSTPSPVTPGIAMTTATHSASQPPPTSAAPVLSAPLGSHEWQQSLSQHITLFTRQGQQSAELRLHPEDLGQVQISLKLDDNQAQLQMVSAHSHVRAALEAALPTLRTQLAESGIQLGQSSISSESFAGQQHSSSQQQQTARTQGQALHMADDESELAVPASLQSAARGNGAVDIFA encoded by the coding sequence ATGATCACTTTGCCCCAAATGGCCACAACTGACACAGACCTTATCACCGGTCTGTCGTCCGGGAAAACGGCGGACTCCGCCCAGGATTTTCTGGCCCTGTTGGCCGGCGCGTTAGGCGCAGGCGACGCACAGGGTAAAGACGCGCCGCTGACGTTAGCCGATTTGCAGGCCGCCGGCGGCAAGCTGCAAAAGGGCCTGTTGACGCAGGACGGCGACTCCTCGCAGGCCGTTAAGCTGGCCGACCTGTTAGCCGCCAAAGAGGGACAGTCTGAAGAGGTGCAAAAAGGGTTGAGCGACGCACAGGCTCTGCTGTCCGCGCTGACCCCCACGCAGAAGAACAGTGCGCTGGCAGCTCTGCGCCAGACCGCACAAAATAATGAAGACACCTCAGCACTCAGCGATGACGATCTCGCCAACCTTAGCGCCCTTTTCGCCATGTTGCCGGGTCAACCGGGAATGACGACACCGCCGGTAACCGTCGGTGAGAAAGTGAGTGCACTGAGTGCTTCGCTTAGCGCCGATCCCCGCTCGCTCGCGCAGGGCGCAGGCAGTTCATTGACCCGTGACGACGCGAAAAAGGGCAAAGTGGATAGCACACCGCAGGTTATCGCTGCGGAAAACGCTAAAGGTCAGGTGGTCACCTCGCCTGTGGTGGCTGCTGCCGCCGCAAACGCCGAGATCGACAGCACGCCTTCCCCCGTGACGCCGGGCATTGCCATGACCACCGCCACGCATTCCGCATCGCAGCCGCCGCCCACCAGCGCGGCACCAGTTCTGAGCGCACCGCTGGGCAGCCATGAATGGCAACAATCCCTGAGTCAGCACATCACGCTATTTACCCGCCAGGGTCAGCAGAGTGCGGAACTGCGTCTGCATCCGGAAGATCTCGGTCAGGTACAGATCTCGCTTAAGCTTGATGATAACCAGGCACAGCTACAGATGGTTTCAGCCCATAGCCACGTTCGCGCGGCGCTGGAAGCCGCCCTACCGACGCTGCGCACACAGCTGGCAGAAAGCGGCATTCAGTTGGGGCAAAGCAGCATCAGCAGCGAGAGTTTCGCCGGCCAGCAACACTCCTCTTCCCAACAGCAGCAAACGGCTCGCACACAGGGACAGGCTCTGCACATGGCCGATGACGAGAGTGAGCTGGCCGTTCCCGCTTCACTCCAGTCCGCCGCACGCGGTAACGGCGCCGTCGATATCTTCGCCTAA
- the fliJ gene encoding flagella biosynthesis chaperone FliJ: MAEHGALATLKDLAEKEVDDAALLLGEMRRGFQQAEEQLTMLLDYQNEYRSNLNNDMSQGIASNRWINYQQFIQTLEKAVEQHRQQLTQWTQKVDVALNSWREKKQRLQAWQTLQDRQNAAALLAENRLDQKKMDEFAQRAAMRKPE; this comes from the coding sequence ATGGCTGAACATGGTGCACTGGCAACGCTCAAAGATCTCGCCGAAAAAGAGGTAGACGACGCTGCGTTGCTGTTAGGTGAAATGCGCCGCGGTTTTCAGCAAGCGGAAGAGCAGCTCACGATGCTGCTCGACTACCAGAACGAATACCGCAGCAACCTCAACAACGATATGAGTCAGGGGATTGCCAGTAATCGCTGGATTAACTACCAGCAGTTTATTCAAACCCTGGAAAAAGCGGTGGAACAGCATCGCCAGCAGTTAACGCAGTGGACGCAAAAAGTGGATGTGGCGCTGAACAGCTGGCGTGAAAAAAAACAGCGACTTCAGGCCTGGCAGACCTTACAAGACAGACAGAACGCGGCAGCCTTACTGGCTGAAAACCGCCTGGATCAGAAAAAAATGGATGAATTTGCGCAGCGTGCAGCAATGAGGAAACCAGAATGA
- the fliI gene encoding flagellum-specific ATP synthase FliI: protein MTSRLTRWLTTLDNFEAKMVQLPAVRRYGRLTRATGLVLEATGLQLPLGATCVIERQEGTETREVESEVVGFNGQRLFLMPLEEVEGILPGARVYAKNIASEGLQSSKQLPLGPALLGRVLDGSGKPLDGLPSPDTTETGALITQPFNPLQRTPIEHVLDTGVRPINALLTVGRGQRMGLFAGSGVGKSVLLGMMARYTRADVIVVGLIGERGREVKDFIENILGADGRARSVVIAAPADVSPLLRMQGAAYATRIAEDFRDRGQHVLLIMDSLTRYAMAQREIALAIGEPPATKGYPPSVFAKLPALVERAGNGIHGGGSITAFYTVLTEGDDQQDPIADSARAILDGHIVLSRRLAEAGHYPAIDIEASISRAMTALITEQHYAKVRHFKQLLSSFQRNRDLVSVGAYAKGSDPMLDKAIALWPQLEAFLQQGIFERADWEDSLSALDLIFPTV, encoded by the coding sequence ATGACTTCACGCCTGACCCGCTGGTTGACGACGCTGGACAACTTCGAAGCCAAAATGGTGCAGCTTCCGGCCGTTCGTCGCTATGGGCGACTGACCCGCGCCACCGGTCTGGTTCTGGAGGCCACAGGGTTACAGTTGCCGCTTGGCGCGACCTGCGTGATTGAACGCCAGGAGGGAACCGAAACCCGCGAAGTGGAAAGTGAAGTGGTGGGCTTTAACGGTCAGCGGCTGTTTCTGATGCCGCTCGAAGAGGTCGAAGGCATTCTGCCCGGCGCGCGCGTCTACGCCAAAAATATCGCCAGCGAAGGGCTGCAAAGCAGCAAACAACTGCCGCTGGGTCCGGCGCTGTTAGGTCGCGTGCTCGACGGCAGCGGCAAACCGCTCGACGGTCTGCCCTCCCCTGATACCACGGAAACCGGGGCGCTGATTACCCAGCCGTTTAACCCGTTGCAACGTACGCCGATTGAGCATGTGCTGGATACCGGCGTGCGCCCGATCAACGCCCTGTTAACCGTTGGTCGCGGCCAGCGTATGGGGTTGTTCGCCGGTTCCGGCGTCGGGAAAAGCGTACTGCTCGGCATGATGGCGCGCTATACCCGCGCTGACGTCATCGTCGTCGGGCTGATTGGCGAACGTGGTCGCGAAGTGAAAGATTTTATCGAGAACATTCTCGGTGCCGACGGTCGCGCGCGTTCGGTGGTGATAGCCGCCCCGGCGGACGTTTCGCCATTACTGCGCATGCAGGGTGCCGCTTATGCCACCCGTATTGCGGAAGATTTTCGCGATCGCGGTCAGCACGTACTGCTGATCATGGATTCCCTGACCCGTTATGCCATGGCCCAGCGTGAAATCGCCCTGGCGATCGGTGAACCGCCAGCCACCAAAGGCTATCCGCCTTCGGTGTTCGCCAAACTCCCGGCGCTGGTTGAACGCGCGGGGAATGGGATCCACGGCGGCGGCTCTATCACCGCATTTTATACGGTGCTGACCGAAGGTGACGATCAGCAGGATCCGATTGCCGACTCGGCGCGCGCTATCCTTGACGGTCACATTGTACTGTCGCGTCGTCTGGCGGAAGCCGGGCACTACCCCGCAATCGACATCGAAGCGTCGATCAGTCGCGCGATGACGGCGCTGATTACGGAACAACACTACGCCAAAGTGCGTCACTTCAAGCAGTTGTTGTCGAGCTTCCAGCGCAACCGCGATCTCGTCAGCGTCGGCGCTTATGCCAAAGGCAGCGATCCGATGCTCGATAAAGCCATCGCGTTGTGGCCACAGCTGGAGGCGTTTTTACAGCAAGGTATTTTCGAACGCGCTGACTGGGAGGATTCCCTGTCGGCGCTCGATCTGATTTTCCCGACGGTGTGA
- the fliH gene encoding flagellar assembly protein FliH — translation MSNELPWKIWTPDDLAPPLAEFVPMEHNDDPVPAEDEPEISAEQQLEQQLAQLKIQAHEQGYNAGLVEGRKSGHEQGYQEGLAQGLEQGQAQARSQQAPLHARMQQLVSEFQHTLDALDSVIASRLMQMALEAARQVIGQTPAVDNSALIKQIQQLLQQEPLFSGKPQLRVHPDDLQRVEDMLGATLSLHGWRLRGDPTLHHGGCKVSADEGDLDASVATRWQELCRLAAPGVI, via the coding sequence ATGTCTAACGAGCTGCCGTGGAAAATCTGGACCCCGGACGATCTCGCGCCGCCGCTGGCTGAATTTGTGCCCATGGAGCACAACGATGACCCCGTGCCAGCAGAGGATGAGCCAGAGATCAGTGCGGAACAGCAGCTCGAGCAGCAGTTAGCGCAGCTGAAAATTCAGGCCCACGAGCAAGGTTACAACGCGGGCCTTGTGGAAGGTCGGAAGTCCGGTCATGAACAAGGCTATCAGGAAGGGCTGGCGCAAGGACTGGAACAGGGCCAGGCGCAGGCCCGCTCCCAACAGGCACCGCTTCATGCGCGGATGCAGCAACTGGTCAGCGAATTTCAGCACACGCTGGACGCACTGGACAGCGTGATCGCCTCGCGTCTGATGCAGATGGCGCTGGAAGCCGCGCGTCAGGTGATTGGTCAGACGCCCGCGGTGGATAATTCCGCTTTAATCAAGCAGATCCAGCAGCTCTTACAGCAGGAGCCCTTGTTCAGCGGCAAACCGCAACTTCGCGTCCACCCGGATGATTTACAGCGCGTAGAAGACATGCTCGGCGCCACCCTCAGCCTGCACGGCTGGCGTTTGCGTGGCGATCCGACCCTGCACCACGGCGGCTGTAAAGTCTCTGCGGATGAAGGCGATCTTGACGCCAGCGTCGCGACCCGCTGGCAAGAACTGTGTCGTCTGGCCGCGCCGGGAGTGATCTGA